A stretch of DNA from Gimesia chilikensis:
CGAGCTGAGAAAGAAATGGCACGAACAGTTCGTGCAGCCTCGTTATGTCGACCTGTTTGCTAATGTGCCGACCTATTGGGAAAAGGACGACCACGATTTTCGGTACAACGACTGTGACTTATCAAAGAAGAAGCGTGAGCCGGGAGTCGAACTCGGACTGGAAACCTTTCGCGAACAGGTGCCAGTCGTGGATCCGGATGAGAGTGATCCGATCACTTACCGTACCTATCGCATGGGCAAGCTGCTGCAGGTCTGGTTCACTGAAAATCGAGACTATCGCAGCAACAACCGCGACAAAGATGGTCCGGAGAAAACGATCTGGGGGAAGAAACAGCGTGCCTGGCTGCAGGAGACTCTGCAGAATTCAGACGCGACGTTCAAGGTGCTGATTTCTCCTACGCCAATGATCGGCCCCGATGGGAAAGGAAAAATTGATAACCACACCAACATCAATGGATTCCGCCATGAACGCGATTCGTTCTTTCAGTGGATTAAAGAGCAGAAGCTGGACCAGAACGGATTTTACATCGTGTGCGGCGATCGTCACTGGCAGTACCATTCGATTCATCCGACAGGTGTGGAAGAATTTTCCACCGGTGCTCTGGTTGATGCCAACTCGCGACTGGGAGTCGCCCCGGGAAACAAAAAGGGGACCGATCCGGAAGGCCTGGTCAAGCAGCCATACACTTCGAATCCGGCTTCGGGTGGTTTTCTGTATGTCAAAGTGACACCGGAGAAGGAAGATTCGAAAGCTCTGCTCCAGTTTCTGTTTTATGACGAGCAGGGTAAACTGCTGCATCAGGTCAATAAAACGCAGTCCCTGAAACACTGACATAGAGTGTTGAAGTTGCCTTGCATCCGGTGATTCACCAAAGCTAGCATAAATAAAGTCCGTTCCCGGAATGACACCTTACTGATTGAGTCGCACATATGAACCATGCCCTACGCCTCGCAAGTTTTCTGATTCTGACCGCCAGTCTCGTGGTCTGTCACATTGAAACGGTTTCTGCAGAGAATGGTTCACTCGGCACGATCAGCATCAGAGCCGGGAAGACTCCGCTGCAAAATCAACCGGTGAGCGTGGACCTGTCTGATTCCCAAGCGATGACTCAGCCGGTGCATCTGATCGATCCCGCTTCGCAGGAAAAGATTCCGGTTCAGATCGAAACCCGGGACGGGCAGCCGAGCCGACTCTGGTTGATTTATCCCGGCACACTGGCAGCCGGTGAGACAAAAACGCTGGATCTGAAAACGGGAGCGGTACCTGCGGCCCGCGAAGTGACGATCAAAGATACCGGCAAGGCCTACCAGATCATGATTGGTCAGCATGAGGTACTGGCCTACAACTACAAGCACGTTCCCGCGCCGAAAGACCTGCATCCGCTGTATGGCCGCAGTGCTCATATTCATCCGATCGTGACCCCAGGTGGCAAAGTCGTCTCGGATGAATTCCCTCCCGACCACGCTCACCAGAGTGGACAGTTTCTGGCGTATACCAAATGTATTTTTGAGGGACGCCCTACCAATTTCTGGGAGATCAAGAGTAATAAGGGGCGTGTACGGTTTCATAAACTGCTGTCAAAACAGTCAGGTCCGGTGTTCGGTGAATTACAGGTCGAACAGGAATTTGTCGACCTGACAGGAACTGCTGAAAAAGTCGCTTTGAAAGAGATCTGGACCATTCGTGTCTGGAATCAGCTGGAAGCGAATCCGGAATACTGGATGTACGACATCACCTCCAATGCACGCTGTGCATCTGACAGCCCGTTGCTCCTACCCGAATACCATTATGGCGGCATGGCGATCCGCGGTGGTCGGGGCTGGACGAAAGAGAACTGCCGTTTCCTGACATCGAATGGAAAAACCCGCGAAAACGGCAATCACGACCGCTCCCGGTGGTGTGATATTTCCGGACGGCAAACAGCCGATGAATCCTTCAGTGGCTTTACGATTTTAAGTCACCCACAGAACTTTCGCTTCCCGGAGCCGGTTCGCATTCATCCCTCGATGCCTTACATGGTTTTTACCCCCAGTGTGCTCGGCGACTGGAAAATAGAACCGGGGACGCCTAATATCAGTCGCTACCGATTTCTGGTTCACGATGGTCCGGCGCTCTCAAACACTGACCAACTCTGGAACAGCTATGCCCACCCACCCCAAGTCGCATGGAAACTGGCTGCTCCTACCGAAACTGAAAAATGAAAGTAACACAATGATCTGGGACCTGCACTGCCACCTCTCCGGGGTGGATGGAAAAACAGTCGATGAACGTATCGCCCAGTTGATGGTCTATGCTGACCGGATGGGCGTAGAACGCCTGGTCTTTTTTATGGGCTGGCCCTTTCTGATCGATCCGACGCCGAAACAGTTCCGTGAGCAGAACGATCAGGTCATGCAAGCCATCAGCCACTGGCACGATCGGGCGTTTGGCTTCGTCTATCTGAACGCCAAGTATGTGGATGAAAGTCTGGAAGAACTGGACCGCTGCGTGAAAAATGGTCCGATGATCGGTGTTAAGTTGTGGGTCGCTGCCCGCTGCAATGATCCTGCCATCGATCCGATTATCAAACGCGCGGGGGAACTCAAGGCCCTGATCTATCAGCATACCTGGTTTAAGACCGGTGGGAACCTGACAGGCGAATCAACGCCCAGCGACCTGGCCCTGATGGCAGCCCGACATCCCGAGATCCCCATCATCGCCGGGCACACAGGCGGCGACTGGGAACTGGGTCTACGGGCGATTCAGAACAGCCCGAATCTCTACGCGGGAATTGGTGGCTCCGATCCGACCGCTGGCATGACGGAGATGGCTGTCCGCACTTTGGGAGCGGAACGCGTGCTGTATGGCAGCGATATCGGCGGCCGCAGTTTTTCATCTCAACTGGCAAAGGTTCAGGGAGCTGATATTCCCGAAGTGTCTAAACGACTGATTCTGGGTGGTAACCTCAAGCGACTGTTGACCCCCATTTTGAATGAAAAGGGGATCAAAGTATGATTTATGACGTCAACGTTTATCTCTCACAGTGGCCGTTCCGCCGTCTGCCCAATGATGATACTGCTTCCCTGGTCAGAAAACTCAAACAGAATCAGATTCAGCAGGCCCTGGCCGGCAGTTTCGATGGGCTGCTCCACAAAGATCTGATGTCGGTGAATCAAAGGCTGGTTACAGAGTGTCAGACTAAAGGGGAAGGCATTCTGGTTCCCGTCGGCAGCATTAATCCGCGTCTCCCAGGCTGGGAAGCGGATGTCATCGCCTGTCACGAAAAGTGGAAGATGCCCGGCATCCGGCTGCATCCGAATTATCACGAATACGAACTCAGTGATCCTGCCGTGAAGAAGCTGTTTGCCCAGGCAGCCGAGCGTGGACTGTTCATCCAGATTGCCATGCGGATGGAAGACGATCGGACACATCATCCGCTGGTGCGCGTGCCCGATGTGAATTTTGAAGCCTTGCCGGGCCTGATGAAACAGCATGAACAGCTGCAAGTCACCATCTTGAATGGAATGAAGTCACTGCGAGGAGCGAAGCTGACCCGCTTGACGGAAAACCCGAATCTGACGATCGAGATCGCGATGCTGGAAGAAGTGGGCGGGATCGAGAAGCTGATGAAACAGGTTCCGTATCAGCAGATTCTGTTTGGTTCTTACTATCCATTTTTCTATCTGGAATCGAGCCTGAATAAACTGAGGGAATCTCAGTTGGGTCAGGAAATCGAAACCATAATTATCTGGGAGAATGCACAGGAGCGTTTTGTGCCGAAGCAATCATAAGATCTGTGCTTACTCGGTCCATTCCAGGTAGGGATCAAGGCCCATTTTATGAAACATCTCGATACGGAACTTTTCCTGCTTGAGCATATCACGCCGCTGTTTGCGATGCAGCTTTTCGAGGAAGTCCTGCGTCTTCTTGAAAAACGAAATCCAGCCGGGTGACAGTTCGCCTCGTTCATCGGCTTTCGCAGAACGGATGATCTGATTCAGCTGGTTCAATTCCAGACAGCGGAGCAGTTCATCCTCGAGAGAGAGGAAGAACTGATAATGCCCAGGGTCACCTTGACGAGCAGAACGACCGATTAACTGACGGTCGATACGGGCCGAGGTATGCATTTCCGTAGCGATCACATGCAGACCGCCATTTTCGCGAACGATATCTTTGAGCAGGATGTCGGTCCCCCGCCCGGCCATGTTGGTGGCGATCGTCACGCGGGCAGGTTCGCCCGCTTTTTTGACGATCTCAGCTTCCTGTTCGTGATACTTGGCATTCAGAATCTGATGCGGAATCGCCTTCATCGCCAGCAGATCTCCCAGTTCTTCGGAGGCTTCCACCGAGGGGGTTCCGACCAGAATGGAACAACGTTTTTGACGCAGTCGTTCGATTTCTTCGACCACCGCCATCCGCTTGGCCTGCAGTGTTTTGAAGACGCGGGGAGGACTTCCTTTCCGCAGACAGGGGCGATGGGTGGGGATCGATGTCACTGAGACTTTGTAGGTTTTTCGAATCTCCCGTTCTGCCAGGGCTGCGGTTCCAGTCATCCCAGCCAGGTGGGCGTAGTTCTGGAAGAAGCTCTGCACAGTAATCCGCGCTGCCTGACCTGTGGCTGCGGTAATTGGAACATGTTCCTGAGCTTCGATGGACTGATGCAACCCGTCCTGCCATTTACGGCCTTCCATCATACGGCCCGTAGATTCATCGACGATGACCACTTCATCATTCACGACCACGTAATCGCGATCTTTCAGAAAGCCGAAGCGGGCGATCAGCGACTGTTCGACCTGTTTGTAGATGCGTTCGGTGTCGATCGAATCCAGCAGCGAAGGCTTGGGCATCAGCAATACTTTGCGACAACCCTGATCAGTCAGATAAGCAGACCGTTTTTTGGGCTCGTAAACGTAATCGACTTCAGATTCCAGTTGATGCGTGGCCCGGTTGCTCCAGCGGAAGAGGTTTACGGAAGCCGCATCGTTGGGCTGAATCAGACCGATAATCAGCGGTGTCCGGGCTTCATCGATCAGCACACTGTCTGCTTCGTCAATCAGGGCGAAGTAATTTCCCCGCTGAACCAGTGGTTCCTTGCCCGAAGATTTGTGATTAGAAATGGCCTGCTCTAACTGCCCCGGGGCACTGGCTCCAATGCGAATGCGATCCCTGAGAAAGTCAAAGCCCATTTCATTGGCGGTGCCGTAGGTGACATCGAGACCGTAGGCAATGCGTCGATCTTCGTCTTCCATATCAGAGGTGATACAACCAACGGATAATCCGAGTTTATTGAAAACAGGTCCCATCAGCTCTGAGTCACGTTTCGCCAGGTAATCGTTGACGGTCACCACATGACAGCCCTTGCCCATTAGCGCTCGCAAATAAGCGGGGAGCACTGCTGTCAGCGTTTTTCCTTCCCCGGTCTGCATCTCGGCGATGCCCCCTTCAAAGAGCGCGATTCCCCCCATTAGCTGTACAGGGAAATGGGCCATTTTCAGGGTTCGCCAGGCCGATTCCCGTACCAGGGCATACGCCTCGGGCATGATTCTCTTGAGTGGCTCACCCGACTTGGCGCGCCAGCGCAATTCCAGAGAATAGCGTTCGAGCTCGTCATCAGTCACTGTCTTCAACGCTTCCCCACGCTTAATAATCTGATTAGCCTGGGCGCGCCAGCGGGAGAGCCGGGATTTAGCAGGGCGAAATCCGGTTTTCATCCAATGATAGCTGTGCGAAGAGATGCTCAAGTTGCCTCCCGGAATGTTTGAAACACAAATCTGAGTATCAGTCAGCCGCCTGTTGGTCTCTGAAACACATGTAAAGGCGATGGTTACTCAACTGAAAGACGCTTCTGGACGTGAAAGATAACGCTGAATGTCAAAGCGAAAACTCAGAGAATCTGAGGGCCTGCCTCATGATTCCTATTCCCAACAGAGAGATGTAAATCTCTATGGAATAGACACTTATCCTCATAAACATCCAATAAATCTGTCCAGTTTAAGCATCATTTTATCCAATGAACGGATCTACAACCAAACAAAAAAGTGAAAAACCCAACCCGGTCTTTAAAATGGTTTCACCACGATAAGTTGTTACGGTCCGTTGACTTAAATCAACATTTCGCATCATGTTCAGCAGGTAAATGTTAGATCGAAGTCAACCAATCGTCATATTCGGTGCAGATTGTTTTTTGACTACGTCATATAGAAACAGAACACCCATTCGGTACAATTACCCTAAAGAATGAAAACATTCCAATTTACCTGTTTTTTTAGGTAGTGCCCCTGCTTTAAAATCAGGACCTGAACATGCAGGTTCTGATCCCCTGCAGTCGCCATCCGCCAGAGGACTGAATTCTTAAGACACCCCTGACTGACTCATACACTAAAGATACCGAATACATGATCTCAAAATTGATTGATAATCTGTGGAGACCACGCCGACACCAGCACCATCGTCGGCTCAAAAAAACAACGGCTCCACTGGCAGCAACTGAGAAGCTGGAAGACCGGACCCTGCTCAGTGGTCAGGACCTGATCGCGTTTGGACAGGCTTTAGCTGCAGCGAACGTCACTCTGTATGGTGCAGTCTGGGATGCCGATACGACAGCACAAAAAGCGTTGCTGGGTGATGGCGCGACTTATATTAATTTTGTCGACATTACAGACAACGAACGCAATCTGAATGGCAGTGCTGCTGACGTGGGTATCAGCGATGTACAGGACCTGCGCCCCATCTGGAGACTGAACAACGGTACGTTAATCGAAGGCAGTTCCATTAACAGTCTGCAGGATCTGGCAACGGCAACTGGAATCGCGATCACGAATTCGGAAGGTCCTTATCTCAAAGACATTCCCACTCAAAATCTGTTTGCCAATACCGGCCTGCATGTTGCCCTGGATGGATTCGATCCCGACGGCGGACCATTGACGTACACGATAGAGAGTAGCAATCCGAATGTCTCCGCACGCTTACTGACTGGAAATCGCAGTTTGCGCATCAACGTCGCAGGCTATGGGGAGATGATTTTTGAACTGTTCGAGGGGAGAGCTTCCCGCGCTACCGACCGGATCATTCAGCTCGCACAGGAAGGCTTCTACGATGGTGTCAGCTTCCACCGGATCATCAATGATGCCATCATTCAGGGGGGAGATCCCACTGGAACCGGCGCTGGCGGTTCTACCTATGGTTC
This window harbors:
- a CDS encoding amidohydrolase family protein, translated to MIYDVNVYLSQWPFRRLPNDDTASLVRKLKQNQIQQALAGSFDGLLHKDLMSVNQRLVTECQTKGEGILVPVGSINPRLPGWEADVIACHEKWKMPGIRLHPNYHEYELSDPAVKKLFAQAAERGLFIQIAMRMEDDRTHHPLVRVPDVNFEALPGLMKQHEQLQVTILNGMKSLRGAKLTRLTENPNLTIEIAMLEEVGGIEKLMKQVPYQQILFGSYYPFFYLESSLNKLRESQLGQEIETIIIWENAQERFVPKQS
- a CDS encoding amidohydrolase family protein, which codes for MPTHPKSHGNWLLLPKLKNESNTMIWDLHCHLSGVDGKTVDERIAQLMVYADRMGVERLVFFMGWPFLIDPTPKQFREQNDQVMQAISHWHDRAFGFVYLNAKYVDESLEELDRCVKNGPMIGVKLWVAARCNDPAIDPIIKRAGELKALIYQHTWFKTGGNLTGESTPSDLALMAARHPEIPIIAGHTGGDWELGLRAIQNSPNLYAGIGGSDPTAGMTEMAVRTLGAERVLYGSDIGGRSFSSQLAKVQGADIPEVSKRLILGGNLKRLLTPILNEKGIKV
- a CDS encoding alkaline phosphatase D family protein, which produces MSACLTVMSPRLFLLGLLVFLVNDHQSTSAYGQQLDRKQGEMAGEVDTGSVILQSRLTAPELDETGDVPGRAGVGRFEISTDRSFAKSRYTDWLTAKPESDFILKTKVTGLQPGTRYYYRLQFGATENKTETGPVNTFETLPAPETVAEMSFVVVTGMNYRAFYKGLAGRPPYKRKDRDLGFPALASILKLKPDFFVGTGDNVYYDHPYDNPARTPAELRKKWHEQFVQPRYVDLFANVPTYWEKDDHDFRYNDCDLSKKKREPGVELGLETFREQVPVVDPDESDPITYRTYRMGKLLQVWFTENRDYRSNNRDKDGPEKTIWGKKQRAWLQETLQNSDATFKVLISPTPMIGPDGKGKIDNHTNINGFRHERDSFFQWIKEQKLDQNGFYIVCGDRHWQYHSIHPTGVEEFSTGALVDANSRLGVAPGNKKGTDPEGLVKQPYTSNPASGGFLYVKVTPEKEDSKALLQFLFYDEQGKLLHQVNKTQSLKH
- a CDS encoding translocase, with translation MSISSHSYHWMKTGFRPAKSRLSRWRAQANQIIKRGEALKTVTDDELERYSLELRWRAKSGEPLKRIMPEAYALVRESAWRTLKMAHFPVQLMGGIALFEGGIAEMQTGEGKTLTAVLPAYLRALMGKGCHVVTVNDYLAKRDSELMGPVFNKLGLSVGCITSDMEDEDRRIAYGLDVTYGTANEMGFDFLRDRIRIGASAPGQLEQAISNHKSSGKEPLVQRGNYFALIDEADSVLIDEARTPLIIGLIQPNDAASVNLFRWSNRATHQLESEVDYVYEPKKRSAYLTDQGCRKVLLMPKPSLLDSIDTERIYKQVEQSLIARFGFLKDRDYVVVNDEVVIVDESTGRMMEGRKWQDGLHQSIEAQEHVPITAATGQAARITVQSFFQNYAHLAGMTGTAALAEREIRKTYKVSVTSIPTHRPCLRKGSPPRVFKTLQAKRMAVVEEIERLRQKRCSILVGTPSVEASEELGDLLAMKAIPHQILNAKYHEQEAEIVKKAGEPARVTIATNMAGRGTDILLKDIVRENGGLHVIATEMHTSARIDRQLIGRSARQGDPGHYQFFLSLEDELLRCLELNQLNQIIRSAKADERGELSPGWISFFKKTQDFLEKLHRKQRRDMLKQEKFRIEMFHKMGLDPYLEWTE
- a CDS encoding PmoA family protein, with product MNHALRLASFLILTASLVVCHIETVSAENGSLGTISIRAGKTPLQNQPVSVDLSDSQAMTQPVHLIDPASQEKIPVQIETRDGQPSRLWLIYPGTLAAGETKTLDLKTGAVPAAREVTIKDTGKAYQIMIGQHEVLAYNYKHVPAPKDLHPLYGRSAHIHPIVTPGGKVVSDEFPPDHAHQSGQFLAYTKCIFEGRPTNFWEIKSNKGRVRFHKLLSKQSGPVFGELQVEQEFVDLTGTAEKVALKEIWTIRVWNQLEANPEYWMYDITSNARCASDSPLLLPEYHYGGMAIRGGRGWTKENCRFLTSNGKTRENGNHDRSRWCDISGRQTADESFSGFTILSHPQNFRFPEPVRIHPSMPYMVFTPSVLGDWKIEPGTPNISRYRFLVHDGPALSNTDQLWNSYAHPPQVAWKLAAPTETEK